A region from the Hominilimicola fabiformis genome encodes:
- a CDS encoding N-acetylmuramoyl-L-alanine amidase, whose translation MNIIEVAYKWHGGFTKRPRTDFIALHHAEAVKCTPQDIHSWHVSNGWTGIGYHFFVRKDGTIYRGRPLDVVGAHVQGMNSCSIGICAEGDYHTKEKTMPQAQKKSIIELCQYLKKNCYPNAKIVGHREIGDSNCPGRYYPLDEIKFAVAGGITVQAENPQKIALDKLVTKGIITDASQWVLTDFLTNAKAVRVLDLLSGGTWTSEKTNSSIHWAQPNVISLASKDGGSSDGTKVIEDIDGMVNKLNVWISKATLLALVDKLTGGTKEKYKNRKTDHWGRNFLDSLCDKGIITDVKYWDSDFESTVENGVFLVLCCNAFGL comes from the coding sequence ATGAATATAATTGAAGTTGCTTATAAATGGCACGGTGGCTTTACAAAGCGTCCACGCACAGATTTTATAGCGTTACATCACGCAGAAGCAGTTAAATGTACTCCACAAGATATACACAGTTGGCACGTCTCAAATGGTTGGACAGGCATCGGTTATCATTTCTTTGTAAGAAAAGACGGTACAATTTATCGTGGACGTCCTCTTGATGTGGTTGGTGCTCACGTTCAAGGTATGAACAGTTGTTCTATTGGCATTTGTGCTGAAGGTGATTATCATACAAAAGAAAAGACAATGCCACAAGCACAAAAGAAATCTATTATTGAGTTATGTCAATATCTTAAAAAGAATTGTTATCCAAATGCAAAGATAGTTGGACATAGAGAGATTGGCGACAGTAATTGTCCTGGTCGATATTATCCACTTGATGAAATTAAATTTGCTGTTGCCGGAGGAATTACTGTTCAAGCAGAAAATCCTCAAAAGATTGCCTTGGATAAGTTGGTAACGAAGGGTATTATTACAGATGCATCTCAATGGGTACTTACTGATTTCTTAACAAATGCAAAGGCGGTTAGAGTTCTCGATTTGCTTTCAGGCGGTACTTGGACAAGCGAGAAAACAAATTCAAGTATTCATTGGGCGCAACCAAATGTCATCTCTTTAGCATCTAAAGACGGCGGTTCTTCTGACGGAACAAAAGTCATTGAAGATATTGACGGGATGGTTAATAAACTAAATGTCTGGATTTCTAAGGCTACACTATTGGCTTTGGTTGATAAGCTTACAGGCGGTACAAAAGAAAAATACAAGAATAGAAAAACAGACCATTGGGGCAGAAATTTTCTTGATAGCCTTTGTGATAAAGGCATAATTACAGACGTTAAGTATTGGGACTCCGATTTCGAATCTACAGTAGAAAACGGAGTTTTTTTAGTGCTTTGTTGTAATGCGTTTGGTCTTTGA
- a CDS encoding phage holin has product MTNINWKVRIKNPMFWVQIVVAIFVPVLGYMGITAQDLTTWQAVGNVILTAFSNPYVLLLMATSVYNAIIDPTTTGITDSKTALTYTTPNSDK; this is encoded by the coding sequence ATGACAAACATTAACTGGAAAGTAAGAATTAAAAATCCGATGTTTTGGGTACAAATTGTAGTTGCTATTTTTGTCCCTGTACTTGGGTATATGGGAATTACGGCGCAAGACCTAACTACATGGCAAGCAGTAGGCAATGTAATATTGACAGCTTTTTCTAATCCATATGTATTGCTGTTGATGGCAACGAGTGTTTATAATGCTATTATTGACCCAACTACAACAGGCATTACAGATAGCAAAACGGCACTTACATATACTACGCCTAACAGTGATAAATAA